DNA sequence from the Coturnix japonica isolate 7356 chromosome 3, Coturnix japonica 2.1, whole genome shotgun sequence genome:
AAGAATTTGAATCATCTTTCTGTTATTATAGCAAGAATCAAACTTTCCATTTAATTTAGATCTTTATTTGGTAAAGTGCATTCACTATGTAAGACCCTATGAAGACAGTTTTAGTAAGGACatttaaaaactagaaaaaggcaaaatattctGGAATACTTGAGGCATCGAGGAAAGTAAAGCAAGACAAAACTGATTTCCTTACATAGCAGTATGCCCAAATACACTTATggagaggaaaatacagaaggCTAAACATGGCACCTTGGGTACACTTgtacaaaaagtaaaatagcTCCAAATGTGTAACGGTGGTTAAAAACAGCTGTGAGCCATAGCACAATACCGAGCACAGTTCAGATTCATTCATCAGTTATCAGAGTTATGTAGGATAGGTAcatttttgtcctttaaaaTCGTCAGTTTATTCATTTTAGCAAACTGCAGGGCCAACAATCAGTTCCTGGACAGAGTCTTCCActccaacattaatgattccatgacttcactgaggttttgttttgtgttgtgccATTTTCCAGTCAATCAGAACTACAACTATGTTCTCAAAGCTAccctagattttttttttgcttctggaCTACTTCAAGCAAGAGCTTTCTACAAAAGAAGTCTAAATGAAACAAcacactgaaaatgttctttgcaaagaaatattGTAAAACTATAACTTTCATCAGGTAATCTTTCCGACTTACTATTCAGAAAAAACCTGCAGGTACAGTAAGAGTCAGCTCTATATAGTTGAATCTTAAATTGTGGAAGAAAATCGATACCATTTCAGAGACTAAAGCAATAGAAACAGGTCTGTAGtcaaaaaagaaatggctgaCCTTCAATGCAAAGTGGGTATGTATGAATTTCTTGCAAATCATGCGATGTTTCAATACTTATCAACGGATTCCTTGATGTAATTTGATTTTTCAAGTATTTAGTAAGATCCTACAGGCGGACACTGAGCACCATGTTTGAACACTGAAATGCTGATGGAAAGCTTTCAAGAACAAGAGCCATACTAAAAGAGAAACTCCAAAAGTTTTATTAGGATtttaacagacaaaaaaaaaattaaaaaaaaaaaaaataattgcataatgattgaaaacattttaaacaaagatgCAACGTGGTATCAAGTAAAAGAAAGACTGGAACAGCTGTCTATGTGCGCTGTAAGGAAGATGTACCAGAAAAGGGATACAACGTTTTTAAAATTCAAGGGCAAATGTGAACAAGCCACATTTTGATAGGCTGACTATATACCTTAGATGTTTTATGAACTGCATAgcagtgttaaaaacaaaaagcaacaaaaaaaaaccgAACAGTTTTATCCTAGCTATATTGTATTCCTGCATTTGCAGTTTACAAGGCAGAGATTTTGTTTACAACATCGATAATTTTAATAGCTCTGGAttcttgtaaaaaataaaactaatttaacaacaacaacaacaaaaaagcctgtatctacatttgaaaacaaaagtgcaTGAATTGAGAAATAGTGTTATTTCTTAAGAAGAACACTGAGTACTTAAAAAGTTCGTTTTAATAAATCAACAACAGATACTTTAGATGTAGATCTGCACTGTGCTACAAGTGAGATTCTACCAACACCAGTTCCTACAACTGGATACCCTCTTTTTCTAAGGAACGAAGATACACCCCTGCCTACCATCACTTATCAGGGTTTTGGGTAGTTACAAAGAATGCCAAGTACCAAAACCACCAAACTGCTGACCAAGACGGACATTTTAAAGTAGATTTTGCCATAAACTTGACCATAAGCTCCTCAGCAATCAGGATCCTTCCAGTCACAACTACTTTTAAACATTGGAGAGCAGAAGCAAGGAGCCATTAGAGCTAAAAGATAAGAACTGATTACAGTCTCTCTCCTGCCTTGTACTGAAGAATTTGTGGGTAGATAAGCACGTCAATGTCCTAAGAGAAcagggttgttgtttttattttgtactgctatttatatatttatattttttaattcctacCTAAAACCCTGCTGGTCAGTTCTGTACACAAGATTCTCCTTCTCTGATTCTCCTTTCCACATAACTGTAGTAACAGCTAAAAATTACCACAAATACTGCTGACTTCTCTGGTAGGTTTACTCAACTCCTGCcttcaaccaaaaaaaaaaagaaagtgtggaAAGAACGATCCAGGCAGAGCTTCTGTTTGAGCTCTTGTAATTTAAACTCATGGCACTAAAGGattagattcttttttttttcctgggcaCCTTTAGCACTCTGGATAGAAAAAGGCAGTGAATGTTTAGCTGGACCAGACCCAGAATGGGAAATGCACAGATACCAAAGTTGTGAACTGCAGCCAGGCTAGCCATAAACAACTGTCCAGTACAGAATTTACAAGTAATAAATTTAGCCATTTTTGTAAACATCTCCTTCTTACtaatctcttattttttcctataatgGAAATACgtactgtatttctttgttctaaGCACTGGTCTGTTTCTGTTTTAGCTTTGTGGCACAGTTGCTAAGTGCAACAAGCTAGAGACACCAACATTAATACAAACAAGTTGGAAAGTCAGTTCAAGTAATTACAGTTTTGCTATACCAGGGCATTTGTCATAGCATGTATTCCCTATTCACAAACGCTTTGCAAGATCTTTTATTATGGAAGACCCAAAACAAACTGGAGTTGTTCATTTAACAGGTATGGTTGAATAGACATTTCTGATATGCTTTATGCAATTAACAAATCATGTCTCATCTTATGAAGATGATACATTTGATATACATACCAGTAATTTAAAATgctcctcaaaaaaaaaaaaaaaaaaaaaaaaaaaagcagcatttttttttagacaAATTAACAGAAAAGGAGACAATACATCTCACAATACCATAAAACAAGTAAAGCCCTTTCATTAGCTGCATTATAAGTTCATAAATGTTCATCACATACTTTGAAATTCCAACTGCTCAAGCAATTTAACCCTCAGCCAAttgcaggacaaggagaaacattttaaatcagaTGTCATTGTAGGTGCGAGAATAAAAACTAGCATTCCATGTTTTTAGCTCTAAAAGTTTTGCTCCCAGAAGTGACATAGCTGCTAATAGCTCAGAAGAAAAGTGATCATTTTTGACATGTCAAAAGAAAGTTGTACTTAAAATTAAGCTGCTGCAAATCTGAGCTCACTTAGATCATCCCtataaaaatttttaaaagcttatcCTAGGTCACCTGTTAATtagaaacagcagtaaaacactGATTTCATGACTAAAGATGTGCTTCAGCGCTGAGTTTTTGAGATATCTACCATGAAGTTTTGAATTCTTCCTCACCTTTCAAATATTTGGATTATAATTTGTTAAGAAAAAGAGACCAAATACAGAAGGTGCATTTGGTCAGGATTTTGTCTCAGTACGATTCAGTTTCCTATCTAAACGTGCATACCATTTAGAGGCCATTTCTGAAATGTCATTAGTCAACAGCAACATGGGCACcagtgaataaaaaaaacacaccttaggattccttttttaaattacataagTTAGATAAAACTACCCTGTCCAGCAAGTTCCAAATTTTTCAAACGTTAAGGCAACTTTCATTACTTTCCAGCTAAACggtattataaaaaataaatgtcacttCAAACCTTATATACACAGTGACAGAGTAGATTTAGCTAGAAAGTATCTTTAGTACATTAATAAAGTGTCACGTAATATTACCGAGGTTATATCAGGTGCTTGAGTGTATGTGCAATTGGAGTGGCTGCAATATTTAAAGTACAGGTTTCAAAACAGAACGCAGTGAACGTCCTTCTTTAGTGAGTTCTCGTGTTACACACATACATGGCAGTGGAACagcctcctctcttctctctacAGCATTATAGCTACATTTCTTCAGGTGGTCAGCCATGCTTACGATGTCAGCAAACTTCCACTCATTCACAGTACAGAAGGCTGTACTGAACCGCCAAACCTAGAAAACAAGTTGTACACAGGCTCAAAATGCTTTAAGATACCCAAACTCAGGCGATTAAATGTTTGCGCTATACTTTCAAGACATGTTTTGGATctataaaaaaatcaatatgaCAAAATCACACAAGTCCAGATTTTGGATAGTCAGTTTCAGGCTGACTCATATTACAACAGTTAGCTCTGAACACCAGAAAGAAAGCCAAACAATAATATTTAGTGTGTGTCTGCAAAGTAAGTGCTATTGGAAGTTAAATGATAAAGTGCTGCATGATCATCTGTACTGGTCATGACTGGTAACTTCATAAGAGAATTATCCATTTGTGAAAAGATCAGCTTCCGCAATTCCAAATGATTGTTGTGGATATTCTGCACTTTGGAGGGTGGGAAGACTGGAGAAACAACTTACAAAGGTCACTGGaaggttttaaaaacaatttacatACTTAAGGCACTCAGTCATGACATCAAATATGATCTGAACAGATCAAAATTgcttaaaacagaataataaatgcaaaagaTGCAAACTCTGTAGGCAACTTTCCCACTTTTATGGAATATTTCAACACCAACGAAAATAACGAGCTAAAAGCTTAAACCTCAAGTTTCctcaagattttaaaatgttaatttatacCAAATAAAAAGGACAGACATCACTTCTACTTCTTGAAGCATGTAGAAAATTGAACCAACCTGCTAGCCATTTATGCTAATTATTCTATACAATAATCTGTTTCTTGAAGGTATGTTATATcaaaaaacagtaacaacatTAGATCAGGAAGAACAgtaatggaaaagcagagatgaccataattaatatttttccttttatgaccAAAAATAACttaccttttcttttatttgccaAGAAGAACTTCCGTCTGGGCACTTTCTCTTCTCCCAAAGCAGTATCACCATTCCACGTGCTTGAAGCAAGCTTCCACACACATCTCTCATTAAACGTGACACTCTTGAAAGCTGACATAAACTAAAGCCATCTAGAAAATTAGCAATGTGCTGCAAAACCTCAAAAGGTAGACTACTCAAATGGTCATTGTGTAGTCCAATTAAGCAGCTTTTTGCTGGTTCTACTAATACTGTAGATATACTAGGCTGAACTCCAAATGACCGTAAGTGGCGGTCATGAATAATTTTTGCCCCTTGTGTTGAAGGACAAAACCTTCGTTGAGAATATGTACACCCATAATATGCCAAGGGACACCTCTGCTCCATCCAGCCATTAAGGCCAGCATGAATGTCACCATGCACATtcttaaaatgagaagaaaattcattCCTCCTAAATAACTGTCCACAAACAAATGTAAACATTGAACGCTGTTTTGTTTGGTATCTAGCCACATATTCCAATACCAAGTCCAGTCCAAGGGTCTGGAACGGACTTGGATTTGAGAGCTGTGGGTTGGCATGATCACATGCAGATGCTGAAGCTATTTCTCCCACCATCGTATTTGTGGCCAGTATAGCTGATGGGAGAGAAAACGTTTGGGTCCCAAAGTCAACACGATACACATCGACAGTGCGACTTTCTGATATTCCCCTACCTCCAGGAGAGTCTCCTAGGCAAAacaacagagctgcagtgattaGATCAATTCCCTGAAGACCCATAGGATCTTCTGTTATCTCCAAATCTGATGTATCAACAGCTTTGTCTTCTTTTGGTGCTGACCAAAGGAATTTGTACGATCGGTGCCGCATAAGTGAAAACACATCTAcatttctcagtctttcctgCTCCACTTGCCTCtctaaaatttcttcttcattagcATTATGTGGAAGTAGCATATGATTAACATTGCCATTAACTAAGTGATCAGGTGGTATTACTTCTTTGTGTTGTGCTGTTACAGGGAAGGAGCTGCAAGACTGTAATGCTTCATCATCGTGAGATGCAGTACATTCACCATTTGCTACACTGGATGATTTTGAATTAGATACACTAAGATCTTCATTCTGGTCCAGCACCCTTGAAGACTCATTTTCTACATGAAAACCATTACACAAAAGTGAGGAGTTATGAAGGTTTAGATTTAAGTCACGACTTTGTATTGCATCATAACAAATATCACTAGAGccattttgttccatttgtGAATTTTGATGCAGGCTATCAAAGTTAATTCCCCCAACTGCTCCAATGTTTTCTTCGTCTGGATATTCATGGTCAGACTTACTATCCTGAATAATGCCATTAGAAGCTTGTTCTTTAATCTCAGtatcttctttcatttcctgtggTGAAGCACAGAGCCTTGAGTTTAACATACTAATGTCCCTAGTAGCAGTGTTCAGGATATCCAGAGCAGCAGCTAAACTCCTTGTCGTTTCCACAGTAGCTTGATAAAGTGCTCCATAGGACTCTTCATCTACAGGTATCAAACCATTGGAGCACACTGTATCTGGGGCGTTTGTTTTGACAGATGTTTGTTCTCTGGATTCTGACATTTGATCAGCTGCTTTTGACATCATAGTTGCTACTTTAAGTGATTCTAGTAACATGCGCTGGTCTTGAAGAGCCAAAGCCATATCTAGCTGCTCCACTTCATCAACGTCTTTACTCAGATTTTCATAAGATTTTCGGTCTGCATAACTGACAGGCCATCTGTTCCACTCCATGGTGCAACATACCACGCTTGCAGGACAAACTTCCAGATGATCAGCAATTTTATTACGGGCCACTACGAAGGGACATCCGAAGCCACTATTCAAACAAGGCACTCTTTCAAGTGGACATAAAATACGATGTTCCTCAGCTTTACAAGAGTGAAAAACTGCTCCACAGACCAGTGGACAGCCTATCAAGTCGCATGAAATGCCAGGTTCTGGTCTGGTCATACAACGACGGCTGACACAGTTCACACAGTGCAAATGTTGCTGATGTTCCTCCATGACTGTAAATCCAATTCtgaatgaagagaaaggagaaaaaaaccccacagaataTTAACTCAACATTGTTAATATTTACCAAcagttatttgcattttctcattctccATATGCATGaagaaatgcatattaaaacaacaaactgaTCAGTAGACATTTTAAGAGAACAAATAGGTGAAATTTTACTTCAAACAAATAGTGTTTAAAAGTTCACCCAAAAATTAAACATACACATTTGTACCAGAATACATGCACCAACTGTCACCAGATACATGTCACAAATACATGCCACAAACTATCAGCAGATATTAAATGTGTAACTTAGATAAAGACACTGAATAATCTCCCAGGAAGAGCTCTTTTTCCCTGCCCATTCCAAACAGATGACTCAACTAAAACCAAAGCAACATCATCAACTACCATTTATTACTTAAAATCATGAAACATACCACTTACAGAGAAAGGAGACAAAATAAAGCCAGACTCATCCTCATCTGCACTAAACATCCAGTTCTCTAAACTAAACAAAGTTGCCTGGGCTACTTGGCACCAATTAAGCTTCCAGCACCTTCCTCATGCAGGTCTGTTTAAGGCaacctgcagccctcagcattCATGGCAACCTCCCTACAGTTTCCACACACATTTCTACAGAGAGCAGTCCTTTGTAACAGCTCTTCACTGTTACTAATTTCATCTGTAgctcctctttcatttttacatttttccatAAATGTACTTAAATGCATAGTAGAATGgctcatttatttcactgaaaattttgACATTACCACTACACTGCCCCAAATAGCCCTACTGATGCATCTTCAGTTCAACCCACTGATTTAATAAAGGTAATTTATTTAATGCATTCTACCACTCATCCTATTTACAATACTACCAGTTCAAAGTGTGGGGGTAACATGGCAACTCTCTATAACTAGGACAAACAGCAATAGAAATCCAAACAGAACTGACTACATAATCTGTTTTAACACACTGACATACACAAACCCAATTCTCTCCTGTGCTAACtgcaaaataagtaaaaattaaaaaaagttaaactTTGCATCTTTATATCATACTTCCAGAATCTCTGGAACTGCTTACCAACTTGAGTGCAGGCCTACATAAATGACCAAAGCCTCCCACGTGCTCCAAAATGCTCCCCTGCAGAAGTGATACCACTGGGATTACAGTTCAGAGATACCAGAGAGTGACTAACACAGAGCCAAACCTCAAAATACACCGCTCAGTTCCATCTTTTCCTCACTCCCTAAGCTCCAAATaaaattctgttctttgttgttttttctgtttgtttagtttcattttaataataataataataaaaaaaaacacttgcaGAACTTAAGATGAATAGAACAGAAATGGTTCCTTACTTTGCTTTCTACTGGCTAAAAAATGGGCTCAGTAAACACTTCAGCTTTAATTCATTAAAGCTTCTTAACTGAAAAGTACTCTAAAAACAAGAATGATGAGTATTATTCCTTTTGTTCAAACTGAAgataagaggaaacaaaacagcttttcagacaCTCcacattaaattatttaaagcatttaaatagaGTTCTGTCCAACGTCACTCAGCTGTATTCTTTTAATACTTTGAAATTCATGCCAACTTATGTACCAATCAGTtctcatccctccatccctcgTAATGTGGATAACTCAAATATTTCAGCCACCCACTCTCTCCGAACACTTCTAACAAAGAAGCATATGTGCTACACTTAGCAGgcaaaacacagctgaattttCCCCACTGCACCTTTGTATTTATATACTGAGTAAGAAGTTTCTTCATCATAATTTACCAAATGCATCAGTCACCGAACTCTGTGACTAATGGATTGCAGAACATTTCAGCAAACCTTTCTAGCACACAACATGCTTTAAACTTACCTATCACAACTGGTGGCATGTAACAGAAAGACCTTACAAATGTTCAGTACACAAGCAAACAGAACATTACTGGACAGAGaatgcagttttatttgtaGTTCTTTTAACAAAGCTCTCCTTTTAAGTAATTCCCATGAAATACAACAGTCTACCCGTTGAAAGACCAAAACAACCTTGGAGTTTTGCATCAGTACTAAAGCCAAACTCCAGGTTTCCTGGAGTCAATCAGAGAACAGAGATCAGAAGGATTCTCTTGGATTATGTGCGTATTTTAAAGCACTTGATACACAATGGACACAGCCTTGAAAAAGAACAATGTTAGCTGATAATGAAAATGTCTTCATAGGGCTCAGCCCTTCATATGTCTAAACACAGCCTGGCTTCCAATAAACGAACAGGCTGGTAGCTGCAAGGCTTAATTCGATCTGTAAGCCACAATTACATTTCAAACTAAATGTATGTTTGCCTACTTTGCAAAAAGCTGTGCCCCTGGCTCACTTTAAGAATCAAGCTGTTTCCAGACCAGGCAGCAAGTTTGTTAGCTAGAGCACACAGCTATGCTAGCACTGCTGTCTTGCTTCTAGGCCAAAGCTGGCTTACATTCAGGCTGCTCAGAATGCAGTTAACCAGAGCTCATGTTTGCCTGCACCATTTGTGTAGACATACCCTAAATTAGTCAACTACCATTAAATACTACCTTTAAATAGCCCATGTGAGCTTGCACAGAAGTACATTCTATTAAGACGGTAAAACATCCTCCTCCCTAGCACGCTATCTTGGTCTTTACAAGTCAGATTGTGAAACCCAAGTTGTGTGGTTACACTAGCTTTTCTCAAGCTCCAAGACTCCCTTCACACAAGCTAACCCCTACCAAAACTTAGCAACCTcatagaaacaaatgaaattttgaAGTGTCTGAGAAGGAGACAGAACCTGGTAAAAACTTTAAATATCACCAATGGCTTATGAAGACCACATCAGATCCTAAAATATCATGTGCTACCAACAGGTAGATGCAGGTTATGCAAGTGAACAActaaacagctgaaaaaaatctaCTCTCTCAGTACCTGTAAATTAGAAATTTATTGGCACCTATCAAAACTTTATTGGTATTAAATGTTTCTCCTATTAAAGTTCAAATCCTGTGGTTCCATGAGAAAATATATGATCTAAAAACTATTTGGACATCAGTAGAGCATCAGCATGACACTCAATACTATTCTGCACAAGCCTTAACTTCATAGCACCTGCTGCAGAACTTAGTACCTCTTTGATTCACTGACTAAGTGTATCCACACATgaatcattttcctttgaagttcCACAAATGAGGTATTGCTAGTACTACACACACAGCATGAGCCAACACCTTCTTCCCAAACACtatttgatgaagaaaaaactgttgggtaaaggataaagaaaattCTTGCTGGATGTAGCCAACTCTGAAGCTGTGCTATCGATTACTCTGACAGACAAAAGTAAATACCCCACAAAGTACACCTACAGCACACACATTGCtgaccagaagaaaaacagctgtcattaaaacacatgcaaataacATTTACAGTGTTTATACTCCATTGTGTTTCTTGCCACAATTTGGTGAGAAGACAAAATGTCAAATCAGTGACTATAGCAAGAAGGAACAGCTGTTCTTTTCTGATAGCACAGTGTCAGCAACTAGGTTCAGTTCATATGAGATGCTTAAGTATGCACACTTGACTGTTACTAGCAGAGAAACCTAAAAATACATCCAGTTCCAATGAGGTGACCACTGGTCTCAGAATTTGTGCAATCACTTGATGTTATTGTACATACTATACAGTCAGCTGACCAAATCAGCCAGAGCATGCTTTGAAAATCTGTCATAATTAAAAGGATTAAAATTCCAGCTGCTACAGCCACATGATTTTCAGTTGCTGTTGTaacacaaacattaaaatagCATAACAGGACTTTTGAACAGTCACTGCACAATAGTTCAGCTGAAGTGAGAGCTCTGTCTCCTATAGAACAAAGCATAAGCATACTTAGTTCTAACAAAGCTGCAATCTGCTTACTTACTCCCCTCTACATGAACTCTTGGGTTCCAACAAGAAGGAAATCACTGCAATTATTGCCACTGCTGGAATCTCCTTTACTCAGACACCTTCTATTCAACAAACCTATAAAAGCTCAGCTCTCTTCAAGACTCTTCCCTCTATCAAATTTGATTAAATAGACCAACAGGTTCTTAAATTACCAGTTCAAGGAAGTAGAAGAACAGAGATGAAGCAGTACTACAGGTTTAAACTCCCAGAAGCATCCAAAACCACCCACAAGCAACCAAATGTATGCAAATTGTTCTAAAAAATTCCCTGTTGTTCCGGAGATTGAACAAGACACCACAGTATTCCTGAATCTTCCTTCCACCTTTTAACCAGCTCTGTGGCCAAGATTAGATtgcaagaagaagaaagagagcaaTATAAAAACGTTTTAGAATATTCTGCCAAAAATAGAATTGGTAGtactacagaaaacaacagaacaaactATCTTCTTTTTCTACATCCTCCCATGCACAAGAGAGCATCATTAATCTTGACtagaaaaactgctgaaaacaaaatgtcataGTCTTCTAGAAGGTAAGCTCTTCTTGTCTCAGTTATCTTGCACAAGTATAACAACTTTAATGCTTACAGAACAGACAGAATATCTGTGTTATGCACGTTACACTCGCTTTTTGTAtggttgtgggttgttttttgcttggttggtttggggatttgttgattttgttgtcattgttgttgCTTGGTgtggattttttaaatttattagtTTTCAAATGACAGATGGATAACATGAACTGGAGGTTTGGTCTTCTGACACCATTCCAATAGGGGGAATGACAGGTATCACCACTAGCTGCCATCCCAGCTTGACGTAAGTGACAATAAGGCAACTCAACTCATCAAACTCAGCTCACCCAGACTCAACAAATAGCCAAGGTTAAACAGCCTCGTTCTGAGGCTTCTTCAAAACCAATGCAGCCTTTGTCCCCCACATTAGGGAGCAGGTCGCCTCAAATCCTACTTAAATGTCTCTCTGCAGCATCAGGAAGGCAAGAAATAGACACATAGATTTTAATCTAATGCTACACTAATTTCCAGCTACTCATTCAAGTGACAAATTCTGGAGCACAACAATCAACATTACAAACTGCTAGATCCTTATGGGGAATAACATTGTGAAGAAGTGACAAATTTATAAGTTATGTACTTCAGCTGTGCAGGTAATAGAGCAGTACATATAGCCATCTTGTAGGATCCTACATATGAGGCAATATATACTTAATACAGCTTTCCTAGTTTCAaagagaagttctttacagGGATTTTATGAAGCCTTATGTCTTCAAATTGGTTTCCATCAGAGAGACATTGACAAAACAAAGTCCTTTTAGATGCCACACTTAAAACCTCAGCTGTATGCAAGTGACCCTTTTCCTCTATTTCTCAAAGTTCATCAAGACAACCCCAGCTTCCATTACAACCAGGTGCATCACAGTTGTTAATCCAAATATTGTGAATGTAGTTTTAAAGAGTTTTCCCAGAATAAAAAAGTGAATAGCACCATCCCTGGCTGGTAGTGAGTGCAGATATTGGATACATGAGATTGAGTCTAGATTACTCCAAAATTAGTGAATACAGAACAAGAAGCTCAATTAACTAAAGCCCAAGCAACTATCCAAGTAGTATGCTGCTTTCACTGTTACCATCACAGGCTACAGCAATTGACATATAACAcataaaagaagcagaaaatgatcAGGCTCAAAACATGGCTTCTTACTGCAAGGGAAAACATAAGCATAGATCCTTCTGCAAGATCCTGCTTTTATCAGTGGTATAGTACAAAGGATAAATCAAAAACCTTGCTACCTACTAACTGTTTATGAAGCATAATTTAAAGTTATccatccatttaaaaatactaagcaaataagaaatttctaacaaagcaaaaatagtgAGCATTAAAatttagggggggaaaaaaagtgcaaattTTTATGTGTCAACCTTgaaaagaagagcttttctgtATCTATCTCCTGAAAAAATCCATCCTATTATACTAGCTGACCTGTATTTTGCATTCCTTTGGTCAACACTTTAGGAGTTCCTTTTTCCCCAGTGGTAAAACACCTTCCTCCCATTCACAGAATTCACTGAGATATTTCCTTTCAAATCactgcagatgaaaagaaatagaaccaaacccaaaacaaaacactgctttgaagCAGACACTCACTGTGCCATATGTATCTGGACTGCCTCCATTTTACAACAGAACACTTTCTCTATTGCTATCAGGCTCCAAGAATGTtagaaaaaagaacatttaaaaaaaatcatacccCAAACTAGCAGGCTTTCCTTTCCTTAGAGTACTTTTGTGACAGATTTGCCATGCATTCTTCTTGACACATTCCCCAAGGAAGAAACCTGAAGGCCTAAATGTGCCTTTTGCCACAGGACAATCACACCAGGAACAGCTACGCTTGGTGCATGGCTCAGGCACAAAAGCACTCTACCTGTTGAGATGGTGACAGGGCAGAGTCAGCTAGAGAGCCAGCAGATTTCATGTGTAAAGTACTTCTGAACTTGAGCTCAGCGCAACTCCTTGATTGCTGCAGACTCTGCAAGAAACAAGATCAGAAACAAGGTTTGATTTCTGAGATACAGATTGCTTTCCATATGTACAATCCTCTGCAAAGGTTGTTTGGTTACGCTACCTGTAGCTACAAATGGTTAAACATTATCACATttttgcagggaaaaataaacaggccTTTAATAGACTTTACAAGTGTAATGCCATTGTAGCTTACTGCTAGCTGTTAGTCAC
Encoded proteins:
- the FBXO30 gene encoding F-box only protein 30, which encodes MEEHQQHLHCVNCVSRRCMTRPEPGISCDLIGCPLVCGAVFHSCKAEEHRILCPLERVPCLNSGFGCPFVVARNKIADHLEVCPASVVCCTMEWNRWPVSYADRKSYENLSKDVDEVEQLDMALALQDQRMLLESLKVATMMSKAADQMSESREQTSVKTNAPDTVCSNGLIPVDEESYGALYQATVETTRSLAAALDILNTATRDISMLNSRLCASPQEMKEDTEIKEQASNGIIQDSKSDHEYPDEENIGAVGGINFDSLHQNSQMEQNGSSDICYDAIQSRDLNLNLHNSSLLCNGFHVENESSRVLDQNEDLSVSNSKSSSVANGECTASHDDEALQSCSSFPVTAQHKEVIPPDHLVNGNVNHMLLPHNANEEEILERQVEQERLRNVDVFSLMRHRSYKFLWSAPKEDKAVDTSDLEITEDPMGLQGIDLITAALLFCLGDSPGGRGISESRTVDVYRVDFGTQTFSLPSAILATNTMVGEIASASACDHANPQLSNPSPFQTLGLDLVLEYVARYQTKQRSMFTFVCGQLFRRNEFSSHFKNVHGDIHAGLNGWMEQRCPLAYYGCTYSQRRFCPSTQGAKIIHDRHLRSFGVQPSISTVLVEPAKSCLIGLHNDHLSSLPFEVLQHIANFLDGFSLCQLSRVSRLMRDVCGSLLQARGMVILLWEKRKCPDGSSSWQIKEKVWRFSTAFCTVNEWKFADIVSMADHLKKCSYNAVERREEAVPLPCMCVTRELTKEGRSLRSVLKPVL